TTTGATGCATCTGACGAATACTTGAAAGTATCCGAGAGGACCGCAGTTGAATGTGTAGATTGGTTTTTTGCATGCGTTTATGAGGTTTTTCACAAAGAATATTTGTGCAAACTTACTCACCGTGATATTGAGAGATTATATTCGGCTCATGAGGAGAGGCATGGATTTCCGGGTATGCTTGGCAGTCTAGATTGTACGCATGTGGCTTGGGAAAATGTCCAAATGCATCGCATGGTCAGTTCACTCGAGGAGATATAGGTAAACCAACTATCATCCTAGAAGTTGTTGCATCTCAAGATTTGTGGATATGACATGCCTTTTTTTGGAGTAGCAGGGTCTAACAACGACCTTAATGTTCTTGGCCAGTCTCTACTTTTCAACGATATTTGGACCGGCAAAGCACCTGATATGACGTTCACGGTGAATGGGCACGCGTACAAATACGGTTACTACCTTGGTGATGGGATATACCCGGATTATTCTACATTGATGAAGGGATACTCGGTTCCTCACTTGCAAAgttgtttacaaaaaaaaaaaaacaagaatcgGCGAGAAAGGATATCGAGAGGGCATTTGGAGTTCTTAAGCAGACATGACATGTAGTGAAATATGCTACACGACTCTGGGATAAAGAAAGAATTAAACGAATGGTCCTAGCATGTATTATAATACATAATATGATTATTGAAGATGAATGTCGAGCGATTTGCACATATGATCCGATCGACGTTGTTGTTCCAATTGATGAGTTCGTACCCGGAACGAATGCGTTTTTAGAGCGAGTTGTTGAAATTCATAATAGTGAAACGTGTTTCAATCTTCGAGAAGATGTCACGGAACATTTGTACCAACGTAGCACGAACGACGAttagattttttatatttatgtttgtttgttttttttaattaatgtaatgtttttttttctaaattaactAAGTAATGTAGTTTGAAATTGTAGTTTGAagttgtaattttatttttataattaatgaaaaactagtttaaaaaaaatgaatgctttttaattataaaaaatgtaattttattgtattcttgaattaaaaaaaataaaaataatgatgtAGAGTGATGTGTTAGTGATAGGTATCACATGTTAGTGGTAGGGAAATATGATATAATGTAGCATCCAGCACATATATGGTATGTGATTAGTATAATGGATGTTCTTAGACTTAATAGTTTAAATATGTGGTATGTGATTAGTATAATGGATGTTCTTTAGACTTAATAGTTTAAAATACAATATTTGCAATCCATTCCCATAATTTAATTGTAAAATCAAGATCCTCAAAAAGGGCTGCGCCATGTCAGGCTCTAGTAGTTGACTACGGGTATTTGACTACGTCCATGATGGTTCTCAAAACTCATTTGTCAAAAACATTTCTTCAGAACCCCCAATTGCTCCGGCTATCAAATTGATGCCGCGAACTTCCTACGAATTCGCGCAGTAGAAGAATCCGTGCTCATCTGGACTATGCAACGACGATTCTGACATCCAATTTCAGGTAATTTGGTTCTGTACTGCTTTTCACTTGCTAAATCTCGTTGATGCTGTAACTCGATCTTAAATTTTTTTTGTGGTTCTTTCTTCTTAATCACGACAACCATGCTGCATTAGTGCATTGCGCTTGTTTTAGTTTTCTGTATCCTTATAGTAGTTATCGTTGTACGTAATGCATTTCTGTGACCGTTATTTTGTCAATTTAACCTAAATTACTTGCCTTTCTTCTTAATTCAAACTTGCAGCTTGACTTTTATGATCGAAGGATCAGTTTTCCATGTTAAGCTAGATCTTATCAAATTTATAGTAGTGATCTTTTTTGGTAATGCGTTTACGAAACTGTTTTGAGAATCGCCTTTCTCCCAAATTCAGATGTGCAATTTCATTTCTATGACCGAATTCAATAATTCTCCATTTTAGCAAGTTCTTCTCATATGAGAAACCAGTAAAATATTTGTTGTTAAGTTCAATTTATTTGGCTCAATTTTCACAAAAGACATTAATCTAGTTCTCATCTTTCAATATATCTTTGCAGGAGCATCTAATCCCTCTAACAGATGAAATCATATTAACAAAgtggatcaaaagcagcaaaatGAGCATCACAAGAATTCCATCACGCTATGTGATTGTGATACTAACCTTCATGTGTACATGTGTATGCTACATCGAACGCGTAGGGTTTTCAATTGCATACACAGTTGCTGCAGATAATGAAGGAGTATCTCAATCAAGTAAAGGCACTATCCTTTCAACATTCTATTACGGGTACGCGTTATCACAAATCCCGGGCGGCTGGGCAGCTCAAAAAATAGGGGGCAGGCGTGTACTCCTTCTCTCCTTCATACTATGGTCACTAACTTCTGCTTTAGTTCCACTTGACCCAAACAGAGTCATAACCTTAGTAATAGCTCGATTACTCGTGGGTATAGCACAAGGCTTCATTTTTCCATCAATCCACACGGTTTTAGCTCAGTGGGTCCCACCACACGAACGATCAAGATCCGTTTCTTTGACCACATCTGGAATGTACTTAGGAGCAGCCATGGGTATGCTTTTGTTACCAAGTCTTGTAAAATTCAAAGGCCCACAATCCGTGTTTCTGTTTGAATCATGTTTAGGTGGGATTTGGTGTGTTCTATGGTTTAAATTCGCGAGCGATCCACCTCGATCGAATCACCCGAAAGCTGCAGCTTCCGGTTTTGGCGAATCATTACTCCCGGTCAAAGATGGTCAAAGGACTAAAAACGAAAAAGTTAGTAAAATCAAAATCCCATGGGGGAAAATCTTCTTGAGCTTACCTGTGTGGGCGATTGTTGTGAACAATTTCACGTTTCATTACGCTTTATATGTGCTAATGAATTGGCTACCTACTTACTTTGAATTAGGATTAAAGTCGAGTCTTCAAGAAATGGGGTCTTCGAAAATGATGCCTTATTTGAACATGTTTTTGTTTTCGAATATTGGTGGGGTGATTGCTGACCATGTGATAACTAAAAAGATAATGTCTGTTACAAAAGCGAGAAAGGTGTTGAATAGCGTGGGATTTGTGGTGGCTTCTGTTGCATTGATTGGGATTCCTTATTTTAAGACAGTTGATGGGGTGGTGGTGTGTAGCTCTTTGGCTTTGGGATTTTTGGCGTTAGGGAGAGCGGGATTTGCTGTGAATCATATGGATATTGCTCCAAGGTATGCTGGGATTGTGATGGGGGTTTCTAATACTGCTGGGACTTTGGCTGGGATTATTGGGGTTGGGTTGACTGGTCAACTTCTTGAAACTGCTAAAATTATGGATTCAGATCTTTCGGATCCGGATAGCTGGAAACCCGTGTTTTTTATTCCGGGATTGTTGTGTGTTTTGAGTTCggttgtgtttttgttgttttcaaccGGGGAGAGGATATTTGATTGAGGTGAGCTTATTAAAATCAACTTATACATTATATGATATACCTATTAATGCTTTTTCTAGCATTACAATTTTTAATAGTTTTCCTCAACCATAGGTCAGAAAGGACATTTTGTCAAATTTAAAAGAATAGTTGGTTTCATACGTGACATTTACTgttttgttgaatttacacttATTTAAGTCGAGAATGTTTGAAGATATGGTGCGAAAATAGGGTTAATGTATAATCAACAAATATGGATTTCTCAAGGATCGTGTATGTTCATTTTACCTATTGATATTTCTCCTGAGTTGCAAGAAATGAGATAATCTTTACAAAGTTCTTATTGTTTTGGTGTTTATTGAACAACAAAAGACATATTGATGGGAAATTATGTACGAAAGAAAGAGTGGTGAAAGAAAGGGATAGTTACCCTATCAAATATCAAGTCATCATCCGTTTTTAAtgacttttaaaataataatgcaTATCACATATATACCATTTATTACACACCACTCGTTGCTCTTACCAATTCAACCATCACTACGAAATAAAGGAGTTGCTAACTATTTACATGCTTATACAATACTATTAAAAAGATAAAAGATAGAATCAATTTACCAAATTTAACTAAAAATCATAATTAGTTTCTTAATCCAATTAAAGGGGATTAGGGAACAACAAACGACGACATATAGCTTTTGACCctatatttatgtttatgatattatgATATAAAACATGGAAGTAAGCATATACCCTTTTGAAGGCTATATAGTATGTTACATTTACAAATGTTCCACAACTCATACTATACTAGCCTTTTCTGTACAGCAATCACCAGTATCATTAGGATAGGAGAAACAAGAAAAATCACATATGGTAGAGCTTGAAATGCTGCATCTTCCTCAACTTCGGTTTCGTTTAGAGACAAATTGTTCTTGTTTTCCACAAATGCATCAAAGAAATTTTGGTACCCAGTTTTACGTTTTGAAGCACTTGAACTCCTAACCTTCATCATCTCCATTGCCTGCAATCAATAGTGTACTTTTGTTCAAATTAAACACACgttttgtttgttatgttatctcCAAGATGTTTTTATTGAAATACTAATTTATATATTAGTTAATCTAGTTACTCTTGAGATTTGACTCACACATTTCTACAATCAGTCTGGTCTAGTCTAGTCCAGTCCAGTTCAGAGTTCAGTCCTCTGTCCCTGTACCAAACGCTACCTAAGTGAAAATTTTAACTCATGTGATGCTCAAAAATCAAATATAAGGTCGTAATATGCAAGTTTTGTTAGTAATTTTTGTAATAAActtaaaatgttttttatttgaaGCAACTCACCTGGAAGCTGAACACGAACTGCCTTGCTTTCTTGCTCACACTAACATTTGGGTGAGACTGCAGCTTCTCATACATAACACGGGCTTCATCGGATCTATCAAATTTATGAAACAATTTAAAAGCTACTTTTGACAACAAaacatgaagaaaaaaaaatcacaacatTTTCCATAAAACCTTATTCTATTTCTATATTTAACAAACACAAAAAAGAATGCAGTTTTGAAACATGATATATATAGGTTTGACTTTGACAATACCTGTTGAGGGAGTCAAGGCAAATAGACCATTGCAATGCAGCTAAACCATGAAGTTCACTCTGCAGGAAACCATAGTCCATAGATCATGAATTACACAACAATATTCAAAGATTTAATATCTCTACAGATCTTTCACCTTCATAAAACCATTACCTGGTATACCAACTtatccataactttctcatagaAGGGTATTGCATCCTTCAGCTTTCCAATCTCCATTAATGAGTCTCCATCATTCAAATCCTATATGAGTTAATAGAAATGTTAAGAACACATTAAGAAATACACCTAACAATTTTCAAAAGATAAAATGAAATCGATACCATCAAGTTTGAAGCACACCTTCTCACACTCTGCTTTCAATTTTGGATCAATATTCAAACCCATTTGGCGTTTATAGGCAGCAATCATTTTTTTTGTCCTTGCATCTTTTGCAGCTTTGGATTCTGCAGTCTCAAGCACATCTCCAGGACGAATAGTTTTCCCACCACCATACTAAACAGTATGACATTGACTTAATGCAGAAAGTACGACTTAATAGAGAAAATCAAAAAGGAATATGAAATAAGTCTTACAGTTTTGGAAATGTTGTTTGGTCTAGGGAAAACTCCCCATGTAGAGACTTTGGGCTTATAAAGTtctgaatcttcttcttcttctgtagttgtgtttgattcggtgttttttttctttttttcaaacCTGCTTATATCCCCGACAATGATTTCCACATCAGGCAAATCCCCTGATGAAAAAGAATCGCTTATTGGAATCAAGCCAGCTGGCAATCCCCTTCCTTCCTTCTTATCAGCAAACCCTAATCCCACAAAGTCGATTGCTGAAACTGTGGGTCTGTCCTTCTTATCAACAACTTCATTCGTCAAAACCTCACTCTTTCTTTGTTGGATTCCTATGACACAAATTATAAGAGTTTTAGCTTTTAAGTAGAAAGTAGAATTCATGATAAAATGTGGGACATTTAGAACTAAACATATTCTTCATCACAAGCTGTATGTGGGGTGAATCGAGTCTAACTTTTAAACTTCATGTTCATCAGTACCTTAATAATAACTTGTGTTCTCCGTACCTCTATTTTTCTCCTTATACTCTTTTGCTCCCTCCATTGTAACTCTGGCGAGTGACCCATCGTTGTTTCCTCCAGCTTCTGCAATCTCTGAAACAGGGTTTTGGTTTTGGGAAATTTTAGGAGTTGGGTTTGACTGGATTGATTTCTTATATGCTTTGGCTCTAGCTAGCGCGAGCTTCACTGGATCTGGTGGCTGGGACTCCGAAGAGGACGGTGATGAATCCTTTTGGGCCTTGATTAAGGCAATCTTTCTTCTGGGAGTTGTTTCAATGGGGGATTTGATTGATGAAGAGAAAAATGAATATTGGGAGACAGAAGACGCCATTGTTGTGGAAGTTGTGGAAAGCTTTTCTGCTAACACCATATGGATTAATCTCTCTTCCACGTGTTATGTTTCCGACCTATTAAAACCGGTTACGGTTGAATACATATTCAGAACAGAAGCGTCGATCGACTTTTTGAgtgtttttgaaaattaaaaaagggttgataaaacaaaaaattaaatatgaaagtttaaacaaaaatttatttaaatttaaaattttagatttgaaatttaaaatttaaaattaaaaggaaacatattaaatattatatgagtagtaatattgtaatttattggttatttttaattaaagtaACTATTAATTGATGTGTAAATATGAtgtattaattaaaaaaagataaaaaataaaaaaatgacaaatggaaaaaacatttaatcaaaaataccaaaaaatgacatgtgtcaaagtTAATAAGAgagtgacatgtgacaaaatcattcttatttattagggtagatttttaaacatatttattatataaggttatttattgttttattttattttttaaattgtgTCATGCTAACcaataaaataaaacaatatttataagcatcctaaaaccttcattgtaatatattgtttttttttaatatattttttttggtttttttagtttttgcttttaatattgtttattaattatttttataaacattaTTATAACTATcaaatctttttataaaaatcaagaaacaaCTTTTTAAATTTACACCAACAATTAATAAAAGATTCTTCATCGTCTTTTTCAATTCCATCTTCTCCAATATgatcttcttctaacacattattTGTAGCAACTTCATTATCAATTGTTATTGCATTGCTTGCAACAACAACTTGAAAGATTGAGTGGAAATCATCATTTTAAACAATGTTTACATGACATTAGCATCCATCTATAATCAAATACATAAAATCAGGAAAAAAAATCGAATAGATAATTCAACACTGATAACAATCAAATAGATAAATCAGAACATAAATTCAATCTCAAGAATTCTAGTTGTTACAACCAGTGCATCTTGCATATTGAAGCAAATAGGAACCAAAAATTAAACTGATTGAAGCAAATACAAATCAGAATTTCGAAGCAAATACATATCAACAATCAAACAACATCAGTCTATCAAACAAACAAATTGTGATTGAAGCAAATACAACTCAAAAATCGAACTCACAAATGAACCTAAACTAAACATTACAACCTAAAAATCGAAGTTATAGTTCAAAATCGAACTAAAAAACGAACCTTTAATTGAAGCCAAAAAACGTACCTTTTATGGATTGTAGTCGTCGTCGAAGACGCTGCTGGAGTCGTCGACGTCGTTGGATCGTAGGTACCGGAGTTGTAGTCACGGGAGTCCCCGGAGATGACGATCTTGCCAAAAGTTTAGAGGTGTGCATCTC
The genomic region above belongs to Lactuca sativa cultivar Salinas chromosome 4, Lsat_Salinas_v11, whole genome shotgun sequence and contains:
- the LOC111914750 gene encoding uncharacterized protein LOC111914750 isoform X2 — encoded protein: MVLAEKLSTTSTTMASSVSQYSFFSSSIKSPIETTPRRKIALIKAQKDSSPSSSESQPPDPVKLALARAKAYKKSIQSNPTPKISQNQNPVSEIAEAGGNNDGSLARVTMEGAKEYKEKNRGIQQRKSEVLTNEVVDKKDRPTVSAIDFVGLGFADKKEGRGLPAGLIPISDSFSSGDLPDVEIIVGDISRFEKKKKNTESNTTTEEEEDSELYKPKVSTWGVFPRPNNISKTYGGGKTIRPGDVLETAESKAAKDARTKKMIAAYKRQMGLNIDPKLKAECEKDLNDGDSLMEIGKLKDAIPFYEKVMDKLVYQSELHGLAALQWSICLDSLNRSDEARVMYEKLQSHPNVSVSKKARQFVFSFQRLVQGQRTEL
- the LOC111914749 gene encoding probable anion transporter 5; its protein translation is MSITRIPSRYVIVILTFMCTCVCYIERVGFSIAYTVAADNEGVSQSSKGTILSTFYYGYALSQIPGGWAAQKIGGRRVLLLSFILWSLTSALVPLDPNRVITLVIARLLVGIAQGFIFPSIHTVLAQWVPPHERSRSVSLTTSGMYLGAAMGMLLLPSLVKFKGPQSVFLFESCLGGIWCVLWFKFASDPPRSNHPKAAASGFGESLLPVKDGQRTKNEKVSKIKIPWGKIFLSLPVWAIVVNNFTFHYALYVLMNWLPTYFELGLKSSLQEMGSSKMMPYLNMFLFSNIGGVIADHVITKKIMSVTKARKVLNSVGFVVASVALIGIPYFKTVDGVVVCSSLALGFLALGRAGFAVNHMDIAPRYAGIVMGVSNTAGTLAGIIGVGLTGQLLETAKIMDSDLSDPDSWKPVFFIPGLLCVLSSVVFLLFSTGERIFD
- the LOC111914750 gene encoding uncharacterized protein LOC111914750 isoform X4, whose protein sequence is MVLAEKLSTTSTTMASSVSQYSFFSSSIKSPIETTPRRKIALIKAQKDSSPSSSESQPPDPVKLALARAKAYKKSIQSNPTPKISQNQNPVSEIAEAGGNNDGSLARVTMEGAKEYKEKNRGIQQRKSEVLTNEVVDKKDRPTVSAIDFVGLGFADKKEGRGLPAGLIPISDSFSSGDLPDVEIIVGDISRFEKKKKNTESNTTTEEEEDSELYKPKVSTWGVFPRPNNISKTYGGGKTIRPGDVLETAESKAAKDARTKKMIAAYKRQMGLNIDPKLKAECEKDLNDGDSLMEIGKLKDAIPFYEKVMDKLVYQSELHGLAALQWSICLDSLNRSDEARVMYEKLQSHPNVSVSKKARQFVFSFQGQRTEL
- the LOC111914750 gene encoding uncharacterized protein LOC111914750 isoform X1, which translates into the protein MVLAEKLSTTSTTMASSVSQYSFFSSSIKSPIETTPRRKIALIKAQKDSSPSSSESQPPDPVKLALARAKAYKKSIQSNPTPKISQNQNPVSEIAEAGGNNDGSLARVTMEGAKEYKEKNRGIQQRKSEVLTNEVVDKKDRPTVSAIDFVGLGFADKKEGRGLPAGLIPISDSFSSGDLPDVEIIVGDISRFEKKKKNTESNTTTEEEEDSELYKPKVSTWGVFPRPNNISKTYGGGKTIRPGDVLETAESKAAKDARTKKMIAAYKRQMGLNIDPKLKAECEKDLNDGDSLMEIGKLKDAIPFYEKVMDKLVYQSELHGLAALQWSICLDSLNRSDEARVMYEKLQSHPNVSVSKKARQFVFSFQAMEMMKVRSSSASKRKTGYQNFFDAFVENKNNLSLNETEVEEDAAFQALPYVIFLVSPILMILVIAVQKRLV
- the LOC111914750 gene encoding uncharacterized protein LOC111914750 isoform X3, yielding MVLAEKLSTTSTTMASSVSQYSFFSSSIKSPIETTPRRKIALIKAQKDSSPSSSESQPPDPVKLALARAKAYKKSIQSNPTPKISQNQNPVSEIAEAGGNNDGSLARVTMEGAKEYKEKNRGIQQRKSEVLTNEVVDKKDRPTVSAIDFVGLGFADKKEGRGLPAGLIPISDSFSSGDLPDVEIIVGDISRFEKKKKNTESNTTTEEEEDSELYKPKVSTWGVFPRPNNISKTYGGGKTIRPGDVLETAESKAAKDARTKKMIAAYKRQMGLNIDPKLKAECEKDLNDGDSLMEIGKLKDAIPFYEKVMDKLVYQSELHGLAALQWSICLDSLNRSDEARVMYEKLQSHPNVSVSKKARQFVFSFQVAFGTGTED